The Bremerella cremea genome window below encodes:
- a CDS encoding RHS repeat domain-containing protein, whose product MEGSQSELVTTSSLRPRRFVISLSGSCCGCGKERQEDSQGSASTTENEQAKKDCSYFNGYYEVIQDKSDPDHYVHEFSGDAPFNAKTLEFRLNSDPNQPKECIHACAFITFGNDDEDNPVGSVGWGTVVKSIDKLGVLRRRSTNTLCCWPLKILVNPVPVPDYVTPQPEWMPGNPDDLNHAPFWPSLDFDLMEDSDYAPVRYANGELQLRIKDLSSEAFGVPWGHTRVYSNRLSNSYNYGNGFNWMIHEWPRLVRFKSPTDASKPPVGVTAEKKRTGCTIALVRGTRNALWFDEIEENDDKTSWEPRFNAKHVLKEDSDEHTIKLYAPNGHVWEFYDFTCPNSREFEKKSKKDREAIAPGHLKQHVGPYGQDSQKIKLAYKKCQLQTATRSASDITETFTYSWKEGHVENVTLSRKGGGGQGNVSRVKYTYYGDKETHGNKGDLKTARVEFWDGGWKSRKDTLQYFAYYTSANSTYAQGMLKAVVGPENYYRMRQVGRDPLSGGPEIGFSDLWIEYYADDIITTTSGARTTKQLVRRIQTIAMDGGKRKHSYTYGFSSAKGVFDKWFSEAREQRPDSGFVRVFSNEGGETLVHNLSDAQDTWTHILTRSSFGRMRNISTPSSSYFFGSSDNGTVNASSAYKGRNYSFFNEGALAYLSDLFVSSQPVISLESFSDTAPQEETSPTQATQKESVRLHHFEYQTRGSEEARIAYLQGDTNPECNLEFSRTWTPGGPAGQDTLEVRLPPIPQVEHGDGTSASVAMSFNAFGLPTESQNERGVVTTTLYYDELSIPKQIRVNSLEGESLVTDITADSHGRVVKTYGPWHRSVTDPNGSRTERVRRANWAVFDDVNGLVISSSGFCRSGGNEQLINPVSVSELDRAGRTVQQVNAIVRTTNSPGGLKANDVNSERTWCRKATRRFNNSNLLEEDRVYYDIQMGLSYATRYTKYDAMSRLEEYVSPDGTRIKTVYDVRGLPKQVLVGVDAISEVASYFYDNQSPTPNGGGDGSSGNGNLTTVVRRVKGGDRVTKMAYDWRDQVVSRKVIGKDALVSFGWDDAGRTNKLEIDTKDSTAWQSDSSTFKLESAMIPRFDSRGQIYQRAYIQRNLFGGVSGNNPDLLMTEQIWRDQSGNPTKVRPEGSLAYQVMEYDSLGRQTYRNHAFGVGDSFQQATGGGTVVSAVVTDYDSLGQPTLVTETSRAINEKQNPGSLASDNPTRSSFSGVFFDPLGRVVATVDYGTTWPRSSTAIPVCTDTTLVTRYYYNDRGELERVVNPEFQKTTFVYDDAGRVVLQNDNNVRAIRNRLLPDGRMDAIEEVDLRFDQTKRLASYLYGPQNASLDWDIQTNSLVAKVVDSDGSARTFGYNRQGEVTATQDSRGCKHVFMYDVYGRQTDDIVEGLGENVDPSTRRIHREFDDLGRLISVATYAGVDLAQGQEITKVSRGYSFAGQVNWEETLLNRGDRKSVTITYLGDQIVNQSQDLITQARETNSLRPIGLQYPSKRSIRLAYGSPYSSHWQNNSADYWLGRVTAIHNLGKQSGVSNDVNNYIYAEAYADYRYWGVGNIFRVNLAARNLDNFTMAYREGIAFDLGSGNTSKPFAALDGLGRLRRLDWNLVKANSNTSQSQKKLLSIASNFDRGSRCISQQLRTASSQSYSSKTFGYDDLNRLDFYERKNEGSSESPLVTPSKQLWILDGSGNWLNWDVSGDASLHQTRQHGPGDRIAAIRNLANETKWTQPGYDAAGNLTLSPFPPSPEYEQTIRYDAWNRPVSVRTPVSTGVDDRLWIDISYTYDGLGRIQRVKKPFETRRFSYSPSWQLLEEEVLSLANGDYRNEYIWGVRGPNDLICRERYDLNDALQERQYALSDANGNILGVVSDGDDELDRLITYDPYGNPVNEGDFRQLFGGYYYDSDTGLYLVRNRVYHPTLGRWLTKDPLGMVDGPNLYEYCAGDPVNNVDPSGGWIESAWDLFSLGLGIASYRHNLAEGNWGFAIADAIGITADAAALLLPIVPGGASVAIQGARVRQAARFIDRFSDVVKTADFGANAYQAYDAFEHGNYWGAGLGAAGLGIRAVQGSFILPRRYAQLNARWGTRDYPGVNNYDDWASLVSTRGGRTQGFQITNGRFLGPRYAPSIRNLDRLGTIDYLDTAAHESFHAFIYKHLPGIADASEATLGRIPIGAPIKYLEEAAAYGIGSLRVGRLHGVISSPILPFLSDSLNGYEKLVAAPFAIGGITLGAWSIYDYFAR is encoded by the coding sequence ATGGAAGGCAGTCAATCGGAACTAGTTACAACCTCCAGCCTCCGGCCTCGTCGGTTCGTTATTTCTCTGTCTGGCTCCTGTTGTGGTTGTGGAAAGGAACGGCAAGAAGACTCGCAGGGATCGGCCAGTACTACCGAAAACGAGCAAGCGAAAAAGGATTGCAGCTATTTCAATGGCTACTACGAGGTGATCCAAGACAAGTCAGATCCAGATCACTATGTCCATGAGTTTTCGGGAGATGCACCGTTCAACGCGAAAACATTGGAGTTTCGACTGAACAGCGATCCCAATCAGCCCAAGGAATGCATTCATGCATGCGCGTTCATTACCTTTGGTAATGATGACGAGGACAACCCGGTCGGTTCCGTGGGGTGGGGGACCGTTGTCAAATCCATTGACAAGCTTGGGGTGCTTCGACGGCGAAGCACCAACACGCTTTGCTGCTGGCCACTCAAGATTCTTGTAAATCCGGTTCCGGTCCCCGACTATGTTACGCCCCAGCCAGAATGGATGCCGGGCAATCCCGATGATCTGAACCATGCACCTTTTTGGCCATCGCTTGATTTCGATTTGATGGAGGATAGTGACTACGCGCCCGTGCGGTATGCCAACGGGGAACTTCAGCTACGCATTAAAGACCTGAGCTCCGAAGCGTTTGGGGTTCCCTGGGGCCATACGCGAGTCTACAGCAACCGCCTTTCCAACAGCTATAACTACGGAAATGGCTTTAACTGGATGATTCACGAATGGCCAAGGCTGGTCAGGTTCAAATCGCCGACGGACGCATCCAAACCACCAGTCGGTGTAACCGCTGAGAAAAAGCGGACGGGATGCACGATTGCGCTCGTCAGAGGGACACGAAACGCCCTTTGGTTTGACGAGATCGAGGAGAACGACGACAAGACAAGCTGGGAGCCTCGATTCAACGCGAAACATGTTCTTAAGGAAGATTCAGACGAGCACACCATCAAGCTTTATGCCCCCAACGGTCATGTGTGGGAATTCTATGATTTCACATGTCCCAACTCGCGAGAGTTTGAAAAGAAATCGAAGAAGGACCGAGAGGCAATCGCTCCTGGGCATCTAAAGCAGCACGTCGGCCCTTATGGCCAAGATTCTCAAAAAATCAAGTTGGCCTACAAGAAGTGCCAATTGCAAACAGCAACACGGTCGGCGTCCGACATCACAGAAACGTTTACCTATTCCTGGAAAGAAGGACATGTGGAAAACGTTACTCTGAGCCGAAAGGGAGGTGGAGGGCAAGGAAACGTTTCTCGTGTTAAATACACCTACTACGGCGATAAGGAAACACATGGAAACAAGGGCGACCTCAAGACGGCACGGGTCGAGTTTTGGGACGGCGGCTGGAAGTCGCGAAAAGACACTCTTCAGTATTTCGCCTATTACACTTCAGCCAACTCAACGTACGCTCAAGGAATGCTGAAAGCAGTTGTCGGGCCAGAGAATTACTATCGGATGAGGCAAGTCGGTCGGGACCCATTGTCCGGCGGTCCCGAGATCGGTTTCAGTGATCTTTGGATCGAGTATTATGCCGATGACATAATCACTACAACAAGTGGTGCGCGAACGACAAAACAATTGGTCAGACGCATTCAGACCATCGCTATGGATGGCGGAAAGAGAAAGCATTCGTATACATACGGTTTCAGCAGTGCCAAGGGAGTTTTCGACAAGTGGTTCTCAGAGGCACGAGAGCAACGGCCAGACTCCGGCTTCGTGAGAGTTTTCTCGAATGAAGGCGGAGAGACGCTCGTGCACAATTTGAGTGACGCACAAGACACTTGGACGCACATTCTTACTCGCTCGAGCTTTGGGCGAATGCGTAACATTTCCACGCCAAGCTCATCCTATTTTTTCGGATCTTCGGACAACGGGACAGTAAATGCGAGCAGTGCGTACAAAGGTAGAAACTATAGCTTTTTCAACGAAGGTGCCCTGGCATATTTGTCCGACCTGTTTGTGTCATCACAACCGGTAATTTCACTTGAAAGCTTCTCAGATACTGCCCCACAAGAAGAAACTTCGCCTACGCAGGCGACGCAAAAGGAGAGCGTGAGGCTGCATCACTTTGAATATCAAACACGGGGCAGTGAGGAGGCGAGGATTGCCTATCTTCAGGGGGATACGAACCCCGAGTGTAATCTTGAATTCTCACGCACTTGGACGCCAGGAGGCCCTGCCGGACAAGACACTCTAGAAGTCAGGCTTCCACCTATTCCGCAAGTGGAGCATGGTGATGGGACTTCGGCTTCAGTGGCCATGAGTTTCAACGCATTCGGCTTACCTACGGAAAGTCAAAATGAACGAGGTGTCGTCACAACAACGTTGTATTACGATGAGTTGTCGATTCCCAAACAGATTCGAGTGAATTCACTGGAGGGAGAATCTCTTGTCACCGATATCACCGCTGATTCCCATGGCCGTGTTGTTAAAACCTATGGGCCATGGCACCGTTCTGTCACAGACCCCAACGGCAGCAGGACGGAACGTGTTCGACGAGCGAACTGGGCAGTATTCGATGATGTTAACGGACTGGTCATTTCTTCCTCTGGATTCTGCCGTTCGGGAGGGAACGAACAGCTAATCAATCCGGTTTCTGTGTCTGAGCTCGACCGAGCTGGAAGAACTGTTCAACAGGTGAACGCCATTGTTCGGACCACAAATTCGCCAGGTGGGCTCAAAGCAAACGACGTGAATTCAGAGCGAACGTGGTGTCGCAAAGCCACACGCAGATTCAATAACTCCAACCTGCTTGAGGAAGATCGTGTCTATTATGACATCCAAATGGGTCTGTCTTATGCGACACGATATACAAAGTACGACGCCATGTCCCGTTTAGAGGAATACGTTTCTCCAGACGGAACACGAATAAAAACGGTTTATGATGTCCGGGGCCTGCCCAAGCAGGTGTTAGTGGGTGTCGACGCGATAAGCGAGGTGGCCTCGTACTTCTACGACAATCAATCACCAACGCCCAATGGGGGTGGTGACGGTTCTTCTGGCAATGGAAACTTGACGACAGTTGTGCGACGTGTGAAAGGTGGCGATCGAGTCACGAAAATGGCTTATGATTGGCGCGATCAAGTCGTCAGCCGTAAGGTAATTGGAAAAGATGCACTCGTGAGTTTTGGATGGGACGACGCCGGAAGAACAAACAAACTAGAAATCGACACAAAAGACTCAACGGCATGGCAAAGCGACTCGTCGACTTTCAAGCTGGAATCCGCAATGATTCCACGATTCGACAGTCGGGGCCAAATTTATCAAAGAGCCTATATTCAGCGAAATCTCTTCGGCGGAGTCTCTGGTAACAATCCTGATCTGTTGATGACGGAACAAATCTGGCGAGATCAGTCTGGAAATCCAACCAAGGTTCGCCCCGAAGGCAGCTTAGCCTATCAGGTTATGGAATATGATTCGCTTGGGCGTCAAACGTACCGAAATCACGCATTTGGTGTCGGAGATAGTTTTCAGCAAGCCACCGGTGGAGGCACGGTTGTAAGCGCAGTCGTTACGGATTACGACTCGCTGGGACAGCCCACGCTTGTAACGGAAACAAGTAGAGCCATCAATGAAAAACAAAATCCGGGAAGCCTGGCGTCCGACAATCCAACTCGGAGTTCGTTTTCAGGGGTCTTTTTCGACCCACTTGGCCGTGTAGTCGCCACGGTGGACTATGGGACCACGTGGCCTCGTTCTAGCACGGCGATTCCGGTGTGTACCGATACAACACTTGTCACTCGATACTATTACAACGACAGAGGCGAACTGGAACGAGTCGTCAACCCTGAGTTTCAGAAGACCACGTTTGTCTATGATGATGCAGGCCGAGTCGTCTTGCAGAACGATAACAACGTCCGTGCAATTAGAAATCGCTTGCTACCTGATGGACGAATGGATGCGATTGAGGAGGTGGACCTTCGATTCGACCAAACCAAGAGATTGGCCAGCTATCTTTACGGACCGCAAAACGCCTCTCTCGATTGGGATATCCAGACGAATTCGCTCGTCGCTAAGGTTGTCGATTCCGATGGTTCGGCGAGAACGTTTGGATACAACCGTCAAGGCGAAGTCACCGCGACGCAGGATTCTCGTGGATGTAAGCACGTCTTCATGTACGACGTCTATGGTCGGCAAACTGACGATATCGTGGAAGGTTTAGGTGAAAACGTCGATCCATCGACGCGACGTATTCATCGAGAATTTGACGACCTCGGGCGACTAATTTCGGTTGCGACGTACGCAGGCGTTGACTTGGCACAAGGGCAAGAGATTACGAAGGTATCGCGCGGATATTCCTTTGCCGGGCAGGTCAACTGGGAAGAGACGCTTCTTAACAGGGGTGATCGAAAGAGCGTGACAATAACCTACCTTGGAGATCAAATAGTCAATCAATCACAAGACCTAATCACGCAGGCCAGGGAAACCAATTCGCTTCGCCCGATTGGCCTTCAGTACCCAAGCAAAAGAAGTATTCGGCTTGCTTATGGCAGCCCGTATTCAAGTCATTGGCAGAACAACAGTGCAGACTATTGGCTCGGACGAGTTACTGCGATTCACAACCTAGGCAAGCAGTCCGGTGTTTCCAATGACGTAAACAACTACATCTATGCAGAAGCCTACGCAGACTACCGGTACTGGGGAGTTGGAAACATCTTTCGAGTGAATCTCGCCGCTCGGAATCTGGACAATTTCACCATGGCGTATCGCGAGGGGATCGCCTTTGATCTAGGTAGTGGCAACACAAGCAAGCCATTCGCAGCGTTAGATGGGTTGGGACGACTAAGGAGACTTGATTGGAACTTGGTGAAGGCCAATAGCAATACGAGCCAAAGCCAAAAAAAGCTTCTTAGTATCGCGTCCAACTTTGATCGCGGTTCACGTTGCATCAGCCAGCAATTAAGGACCGCCTCGTCCCAAAGCTATTCCTCCAAGACATTTGGATACGATGACCTGAACCGTCTCGATTTCTACGAGAGAAAAAACGAAGGAAGTTCCGAATCGCCGCTTGTGACTCCCTCGAAACAATTATGGATCTTGGACGGCTCAGGCAACTGGTTGAACTGGGATGTCAGCGGAGATGCCAGCCTGCATCAAACACGTCAACATGGCCCAGGGGATCGCATTGCGGCAATTAGGAATCTTGCGAACGAAACCAAATGGACCCAACCAGGCTACGATGCCGCTGGGAATCTGACTCTGTCACCCTTTCCGCCAAGTCCAGAATACGAGCAGACGATTCGTTACGACGCATGGAATCGCCCCGTTTCGGTGAGAACCCCCGTTTCGACGGGAGTCGATGATCGCCTCTGGATCGATATAAGCTACACCTACGATGGATTGGGACGCATTCAGCGTGTCAAAAAACCGTTCGAAACTCGCCGCTTCAGTTACTCGCCAAGTTGGCAGCTACTGGAAGAAGAAGTTCTCTCGCTTGCGAATGGGGATTATCGTAACGAATATATCTGGGGAGTGCGTGGCCCCAACGACCTTATTTGCCGTGAAAGATACGACCTGAACGATGCACTGCAGGAACGTCAATACGCCTTGTCGGACGCGAACGGCAACATCCTGGGAGTGGTGTCGGATGGAGACGATGAGCTTGATCGCCTGATTACCTATGATCCCTACGGAAACCCTGTGAACGAAGGCGATTTCCGGCAACTATTTGGTGGCTACTATTACGACTCGGACACAGGGCTCTACTTGGTCCGCAATCGAGTTTATCATCCAACGCTGGGCCGCTGGCTGACCAAAGATCCTTTGGGAATGGTGGATGGGCCGAACCTGTATGAGTACTGTGCGGGTGATCCAGTTAATAACGTTGATCCGAGTGGCGGATGGATTGAGTCTGCCTGGGATTTATTCTCATTGGGACTGGGAATCGCAAGCTACAGGCATAACTTGGCAGAAGGTAATTGGGGATTTGCGATTGCTGACGCAATTGGCATCACCGCGGATGCAGCTGCTTTGTTGCTTCCGATTGTGCCTGGAGGGGCAAGTGTCGCAATTCAGGGCGCACGAGTCAGGCAAGCAGCACGCTTTATTGACCGTTTCTCAGATGTCGTGAAGACGGCCGATTTTGGAGCCAATGCCTATCAGGCCTACGATGCATTCGAGCATGGCAACTATTGGGGGGCTGGGCTTGGAGCAGCGGGGCTAGGTATCAGGGCGGTTCAAGGGAGCTTTATCCTGCCGCGAAGGTACGCACAACTAAATGCGCGATGGGGAACAAGGGATTATCCAGGTGTCAATAACTATGATGACTGGGCATCGCTAGTTAGCACACGCGGTGGCCGCACGCAAGGATTTCAAATAACAAATGGGCGTTTTCTCGGTCCGAGGTATGCTCCTTCAATTAGGAATCTCGATCGACTAGGAACGATCGACTATTTAGACACAGCAGCTCACGAATCATTTCACGCGTTCATTTACAAGCACCTTCCTGGCATAGCGGACGCTTCAGAAGCAACATTGGGTCGCATTCCAATTGGGGCACCCATAAAATACCTGGAAGAAGCAGCTGCTTACGGCATTGGCAGCCTTCGGGTTGGCAGACTGCACGGTGTAATCTCGTCCCCGATCTTGCCGTTCTTGTCTGACTCCCTTAATGGCTACGAAAAACTCGTTGCCGCTCCATTTGCAATAGGGGGAATCACGCTTGGAGCCTGGAGTATTTATGACTACTTTGCTCGTTAG
- a CDS encoding RHS repeat-associated core domain-containing protein, producing MLDFTGMYGSVSNEGDFRQLFGGYYYDSDTGLYLVRNRVYHPKLGRWLTKDPLGMVDGPNLYEYCAGDPVNLIDPSGEAIPLILYVGAFAIAAAHGWSQTILATNGEASLGEQALGTGLGALGGFNPFGAYGSALGSIGGYYGGEATGAWDPNQGYQWGGLAGLFVGDIGGILRRGAVAGIPQAARQFGWRTVLSKRARNVAPELLSLGGGIAGATIGSQLTDDPLLGANLGMMAGGAPGGIWRLGRTIRTARLANFRVNSTRFYSVLSDKAAARLAAGGEPWPALSESGANLGEGIYLWARRCVALRYLARKESRFDFDPSRGTAIRSFRIRNSRLQSFSRLDLRAVDETTFQRFIDTHTAYVENFVPHGMEYIIYPRGIGTEHFFDKSVFQWFTMRM from the coding sequence GTGTTGGATTTTACAGGCATGTACGGTAGCGTCTCGAACGAAGGCGATTTCCGGCAACTATTTGGTGGCTACTATTACGACTCGGACACAGGTCTCTACCTGGTCCGCAATCGCGTCTACCACCCGAAACTAGGCCGCTGGCTCACCAAAGATCCCCTGGGCATGGTCGATGGGCCGAACCTGTACGAATACTGTGCGGGCGATCCGGTGAATCTTATCGACCCGAGTGGTGAGGCGATTCCGTTGATCCTCTACGTCGGCGCATTTGCTATTGCTGCCGCCCACGGGTGGTCGCAAACGATCCTGGCAACAAATGGAGAGGCAAGTCTCGGCGAGCAAGCCCTCGGCACGGGTTTAGGGGCACTGGGTGGGTTTAACCCCTTTGGAGCCTATGGCAGCGCATTAGGGTCAATCGGTGGTTATTACGGTGGCGAAGCGACCGGGGCCTGGGATCCAAATCAAGGCTACCAATGGGGCGGATTGGCTGGGCTTTTCGTAGGAGACATTGGCGGTATCTTGCGTCGAGGCGCAGTTGCCGGTATTCCGCAAGCGGCCCGACAATTCGGCTGGCGAACGGTCCTCAGTAAACGGGCACGGAATGTGGCCCCGGAACTTCTCTCATTGGGCGGGGGGATTGCCGGAGCAACAATTGGCTCTCAACTGACTGACGACCCACTACTTGGCGCCAATCTTGGTATGATGGCAGGCGGCGCCCCAGGTGGCATTTGGAGGTTAGGGCGAACCATTCGGACGGCTCGTCTAGCAAATTTCCGTGTCAATTCCACTCGATTCTATAGCGTCTTGAGTGACAAAGCTGCTGCACGGCTAGCTGCTGGAGGTGAACCATGGCCAGCCCTCAGCGAGAGTGGTGCTAATCTGGGAGAAGGAATTTACCTTTGGGCCAGGAGGTGTGTGGCATTGCGATATTTGGCAAGAAAAGAGTCACGATTCGACTTCGACCCTAGTCGAGGAACCGCTATTCGTAGCTTCCGAATTAGAAACAGCCGACTTCAAAGTTTTTCGCGACTAGATCTGAGAGCAGTCGATGAAACGACTTTTCAGAGGTTCATCGATACTCACACAGCATATGTGGAAAATTTTGTTCCCCACGGAATGGAATATATCATCTACCCGCGGGGTATTGGCACAGAACACTTCTTCGACAAGAGTGTCTTTCAGTGGTTTACAATGAGGATGTAA
- a CDS encoding RHS repeat-associated core domain-containing protein: MKTLPDCPCVGCQGGIKSTFVYSLSDANGNIVGLISEAEDYLNRLITYDPYGTPTGEYDFQHLFGGYYYDSTTGLYLVRNRVYHPKLGRWLTKDPLGMVDGPNLYGYCGGDPINAVDPSGTVSFWDDPLDWGYGPGGAVWDVGASQSWIGRAYQGAGQSMAEMLGPEYLAQAGGWELIGLTAAAATAGVLGGLAASSVAGTMGLGYWSTLAFSGAAGGGAEYLTWTIGARALGGNLAAGPTLGGLGWHSGAGAVGGVVLGGVGRAVGWGFRQVITGTGRGLIGLVKPGGTVDSSLVTHYSEIARAAQMTSAIRRYNAIAKWLGQKPSASSEEILEALASDVTFSRVGHLRSGLFDFGNQGEIVYGANQIYAVGKRFWLQGNPFSAYGRRAGRHELLHLGAALRGQGDNYIHEIAVQAATTPENLVLAGSLIGGPVGFVWWWTRS; this comes from the coding sequence GTGAAAACACTTCCTGACTGCCCGTGCGTCGGGTGTCAAGGAGGAATCAAATCCACTTTCGTTTACTCCCTCTCGGATGCCAATGGCAATATCGTCGGACTAATTTCGGAAGCGGAAGACTACCTGAATCGCTTGATCACGTATGATCCATATGGCACGCCCACCGGCGAGTATGACTTCCAGCACCTCTTCGGCGGCTACTATTACGATTCGACGACCGGTCTCTACCTGGTTCGTAACCGCGTCTACCACCCGAAACTAGGCCGCTGGCTGACCAAAGATCCCCTGGGGATGGTGGATGGGCCAAATTTGTACGGATATTGCGGGGGGGATCCAATCAACGCGGTCGACCCTTCAGGCACGGTTTCATTCTGGGATGATCCTCTTGATTGGGGATATGGACCTGGAGGAGCTGTTTGGGACGTAGGAGCATCCCAATCGTGGATTGGACGAGCTTATCAAGGTGCTGGCCAATCCATGGCGGAGATGCTGGGCCCCGAATACCTCGCTCAGGCGGGCGGCTGGGAACTCATTGGCCTGACAGCCGCTGCCGCGACTGCGGGTGTTCTGGGCGGCCTCGCCGCTAGTTCAGTTGCCGGCACCATGGGCCTTGGCTATTGGTCCACCCTGGCGTTTTCCGGCGCTGCAGGAGGTGGAGCGGAATACTTGACCTGGACGATAGGCGCCAGGGCACTAGGGGGCAATCTAGCCGCAGGACCGACGCTTGGCGGACTGGGCTGGCATTCCGGTGCCGGGGCTGTTGGCGGGGTGGTATTGGGAGGAGTTGGACGAGCGGTTGGTTGGGGATTTCGACAGGTTATTACTGGAACTGGCCGCGGCTTGATCGGATTGGTCAAGCCGGGAGGAACGGTTGATAGTTCTCTTGTTACCCACTATTCAGAGATCGCAAGGGCTGCACAAATGACAAGTGCCATTAGACGATACAATGCGATTGCCAAGTGGTTGGGCCAGAAGCCATCGGCAAGTAGCGAGGAAATCCTGGAGGCATTGGCAAGTGACGTAACATTTTCTAGGGTTGGTCATCTTCGCTCGGGGCTTTTCGACTTTGGTAACCAAGGAGAAATCGTGTACGGGGCAAATCAAATATATGCCGTAGGAAAAAGGTTTTGGCTTCAAGGCAATCCATTTTCCGCTTACGGCCGCCGCGCTGGGCGACATGAATTGCTTCATCTAGGCGCGGCACTGCGGGGACAAGGAGACAATTATATTCACGAAATTGCGGTTCAGGCGGCTACCACGCCTGAAAATCTGGTACTTGCAGGCAGCTTAATTGGTGGTCCCGTTGGATTTGTATGGTGGTGGACTAGATCATGA
- a CDS encoding integrase core domain-containing protein: MSRRGNCYDNAVAERFSWSLKHEWTKPYEYETLEDSRLSVFTYIETFYNPTRIHQTLGYKSSDQHEAENAPTLAA, translated from the coding sequence ATGAGTCGCCGCGGCAACTGCTACGACAACGCGGTCGCCGAAAGGTTCTCCTGGTCGCTCAAGCACGAATGGACGAAGCCCTACGAGTACGAGACGTTGGAGGATTCTCGGCTGAGCGTGTTCACGTATATCGAAACGTTTTACAATCCAACACGAATTCACCAGACGCTGGGCTACAAGTCGTCCGATCAACACGAAGCCGAAAACGCCCCGACCTTAGCGGCGTAG
- a CDS encoding ParA family protein, with translation MTIIAVANSKGGVGKSTTAVHLAAWLHELGHRVLLVDCDTQHSSSEWMQEACPDLPTVLLNNPDKILDELPLLGQEFDYVIADGPGSQTETSRALLLKSDLAIVPCKASMLEVRALANATAVLRQVHGIRGTLPRALIVLSMVGKKYRLTKDMIDTAKALQLPVAQTPLVLRQIYADAPGQGVLVWQMGARAREASAEVNRLFSEILPEAKAKKAKIKREARRSA, from the coding sequence ATGACAATCATCGCAGTGGCCAATAGCAAAGGAGGAGTCGGCAAGAGCACGACAGCCGTTCATCTTGCTGCGTGGCTCCATGAACTGGGGCACAGGGTGCTTTTGGTGGACTGCGACACGCAGCATAGCTCCAGTGAATGGATGCAGGAGGCTTGCCCCGATCTACCGACCGTTCTGCTGAACAACCCGGATAAGATCTTGGATGAGTTGCCCTTGCTTGGTCAAGAGTTTGACTATGTCATCGCGGATGGTCCGGGCAGTCAGACGGAAACCAGTCGAGCTTTGTTACTGAAATCTGATCTGGCGATCGTACCTTGCAAGGCCAGCATGTTGGAGGTTCGTGCTCTGGCAAATGCTACCGCCGTTTTGCGGCAGGTACATGGCATTCGAGGAACGCTACCTAGAGCACTCATCGTTCTGAGCATGGTGGGCAAGAAATACCGGTTGACCAAGGATATGATCGATACCGCGAAAGCCCTTCAACTTCCAGTGGCTCAAACACCATTGGTGCTTCGTCAGATCTATGCGGATGCCCCAGGCCAAGGGGTACTCGTGTGGCAAATGGGAGCTCGCGCCCGGGAAGCCTCGGCCGAGGTGAACCGCCTCTTCTCCGAGATTTTGCCCGAGGCGAAGGCGAAGAAGGCCAAAATCAAGCGAGAGGCAAGGAGGTCCGCATGA